From the Desulfuromonas thiophila genome, the window CGGCTGCCGCTGGCATTGCAGCCGCTGGCTGGCAATGGTTTTGTTGTTGGTTTGCTAGCCGCCCTGCTGCTTGACCGGTCCGGCGGCCGTGGCCAGAGGTGAACGTCCATTCTTTCTTTTGCGAGAGGAAACCATCATGACCCGCCGTCGCCAAGGGCACTTGCCATCGGTTAATGCGTCGCTGGCTCATCAGATTCAGGCGCTGCAGACGCGCAGCGCCCGCCAGAAATACCAGTATCTGCTCGATCAGCAGCAGCCTGAAGAACTGGTGCAGGCGTTGCCGGCGCAGGATCTGTATTTGTTGCTCAAGGAGCTTGGTCCCCTTGATGTACCCGAGTTGGTTGGCCTGGCCAGTGGCGCTCAGTTGACCTGCTGTATTGATCTGGACTGCTGGCGGGGAGATCAGTTTGACAGCCGTCAGGGCTGGCTGTGGTTGGAGCTGCTGGCGCAACAGGATGAGCAACAGCAGTTGCGCCTGCTGGAAGAGATGGATTTTGACGCGCTGGTGCTGCTGCTGAAGGGCCATCTGCATATCGTGCACGGGCTGGAGGCCTGGGACGAAGACAACAATGACGCGCCGCCGCAGCGGCCTGGTCAGATCTACGAATGTCGCTATGCCGGCGAGGAGCAGGCCCGTCTGCTCGAAGGGCTGCAGGACCTGTTGTTTCGCGAGCGGCGCTCCTTTTTTCTGCAGCTGATGGAGGCGGTGCGCCACGAGACGCGCCTGACGCTGACCGAGGAGGTCTATCAGCTGCGCTCCGGCCGGCTGGGTGATCTGGGTTTCTACGAGCCGGTTGAGGCGCGACTGCTGCGTGCCTGGCTTGATCCGGCCAGCTTCCGGCCGCAGGATTTTGACAAGACCGCCGATCCGCTGTGGTCTCGGCAGACGGCTCTGCCCGAGGCGCCGCTCTTTATCCTGACGGCGGCACGGCCGCAGGATCTGCTGGCCGAGGTGCTGTCTGGCGGTCTCACACCGGCACTGCACAGCGAACTGGCGCTGCTGCTCAATCGTGCCATGAGCGCCGATCAGGTGGATGTCGGTGATCCGGTCGCGGTGCGCCAGAGTCTGGAGGATGTCTACCACTATCTCAACATCGCCTTGGGTCATCTGGCCGGCAGTGCCGCCGATACGGCGACCGAGCTGTTTGGCCGGCTGTATCTGCAGTCTCTCTACCGGTTGGGCTTTTGTCTGACGGAGCGCTTGGCGCGGCAGGCCCGCAGCCTGCGACGTTCCTGCCTTGGTCCCTGGTTCGATCCGCCGGCGTTGGCCCTGCTGACAGCCCTTGATCAGCCCAAGCCGCGTCTGTACGCCGCCCTGATCGACCCGGTGCACGCCGATATGCGGCCCTTCACCACCTGTAGCCAGCTGCAGCTGGTTCAGCGTGAGCTGGATACCTTGCAGGCCCTGCAGCAGCTGTTCAGCCGCCAGCCACCCTTCGCCTTGCCCGTGCCGACAGAATGGGATCTGTGTGACTGTCAGCCGCCCCAGGCGAACGAGGTCGGGCTGGCCCAGCTGTTCCTCACGGCGCTGGCCAATCGGCTACTGGGGGAGGCGTTTGCGCCAGTACCGCTAGCGCTGGTCGCGCTGGAACCGCTGCACCAGCGTCTGACGGCATCGGCAGGAGCGTTTGAGGCGCTGTGGCAGCAGAGCCGGCAGCAGTTCGAACAGCAGCAGCCCGGAACTGGAGTCTTTGTCGATTATGCCTTCCGGCTGCTGCAGCAGGAATTCTGCCCCCTGGCACCAGCCGATCTGAAACCGGCCTTCATCACGGCTTTTGTGCTACGGCTGTCTTGAGGTTGCGCTGGTGCCGGGCCAGGCCAGGCGCTGATGCTCAATGTGCAGGGGCCGGCCCTTGCCGCTGAGATAGAAAAACAGATGAATGGGGCGGGCGGGATCGTCATCGCTGGCGGCGGGCAGATGCAGTGCCAGATACTGCAGTTTGATGCCCTGGCCGCGCAGCGTGGCGAGGCGGCTGTCGACGCTGTGACTGATGGCGGTGCTCAGTGCGGGGTTGTCGGTCGGGCAGCGGCGGGGAACACAAAAGTCTGGCAGATTGTTGACCGAAACCAGTTCGGCATCGGCATAGTCGGCACACAGGGCCTCCACCAGACGGGTCTGCAGCGGTGGCGGATAGAGGTGCTCGATGCAGCTGGCCAGCCGCTCGAACAGGCTGCGGCCGGTAAGGGGAAAGCGCAGCAGTTGCCGGCTCTGAAAGAAATCGGTCAGGGCCAGCAGGGCGGCGCTGGCGCTGCCGTGATGGCTCTGCAGCATTTGAAGAAAACGTCGGCCGCGCTGTTGATTCCAGGTCAGATCAAGCAGCCGGCTCAGGCCCCGCAGCCGTTCGAGTTCGGAAAAGTCCAGATCGGGGGTGACCAGCACACTGTAGGGCGGGTGGGGGTCGAAGCGTAGGCCCAGTGCCGTTGCCTGCTGCCGCAGTGGCGCGCCGGGCAGCAGTTTGAGCGGTTCGATCTGCAGATGATGCGGTTGCAGCGCCAGCACCTGATCGATATTGGTACAGATCTGGGCGAAGGATTCGCCCGGCAAGCCGGCGATGAGGTCGAGGTGCAGATGAATCTGGCTGTGCTGGCGCAGAAAGCGGACGGCGTGGCTGAGCTGATCGAAAGGCGCGTGACGCTGCACCCGGCGCAGGCTGTCCGGCAGGCAGGACTGCACGCCGATTTCAAACTGGAAGGTCTCGGCCGGAACCTGCCGCAGCAGCTGCAAGGTGTCATCGTCCAGCAGATGGGCGCCGATCTCGAAATGCAGATGGCTGCCCTGATTGTGCCGCAGGATGAAGGCGAACAGCTCACGGGCGCGGGCG encodes:
- a CDS encoding DUF6178 family protein, whose amino-acid sequence is MTRRRQGHLPSVNASLAHQIQALQTRSARQKYQYLLDQQQPEELVQALPAQDLYLLLKELGPLDVPELVGLASGAQLTCCIDLDCWRGDQFDSRQGWLWLELLAQQDEQQQLRLLEEMDFDALVLLLKGHLHIVHGLEAWDEDNNDAPPQRPGQIYECRYAGEEQARLLEGLQDLLFRERRSFFLQLMEAVRHETRLTLTEEVYQLRSGRLGDLGFYEPVEARLLRAWLDPASFRPQDFDKTADPLWSRQTALPEAPLFILTAARPQDLLAEVLSGGLTPALHSELALLLNRAMSADQVDVGDPVAVRQSLEDVYHYLNIALGHLAGSAADTATELFGRLYLQSLYRLGFCLTERLARQARSLRRSCLGPWFDPPALALLTALDQPKPRLYAALIDPVHADMRPFTTCSQLQLVQRELDTLQALQQLFSRQPPFALPVPTEWDLCDCQPPQANEVGLAQLFLTALANRLLGEAFAPVPLALVALEPLHQRLTASAGAFEALWQQSRQQFEQQQPGTGVFVDYAFRLLQQEFCPLAPADLKPAFITAFVLRLS
- a CDS encoding B12-binding domain-containing radical SAM protein, with translation MHTLLTTLHSKFIHPSLALPYLAAYCGTACGTIEIVEATVHEPRDNLLALLLQHRPDVIAFSVYLWNREETLALVDALHLIRPELRLVLGGPEVSYAQQELWRHPGIRAIVRGEGEAPLRALLHSWQRGEEPQGVARLSLRRADGSIAEGPDGPPLADLDTIPSPFAQGLVDCQRGFVYYETSRGCPYRCAFCMSALDRQVRSFSPARIEADLLWLLRQRVPKIKLVDRTFNYDAARARELFAFILRHNQGSHLHFEIGAHLLDDDTLQLLRQVPAETFQFEIGVQSCLPDSLRRVQRHAPFDQLSHAVRFLRQHSQIHLHLDLIAGLPGESFAQICTNIDQVLALQPHHLQIEPLKLLPGAPLRQQATALGLRFDPHPPYSVLVTPDLDFSELERLRGLSRLLDLTWNQQRGRRFLQMLQSHHGSASAALLALTDFFQSRQLLRFPLTGRSLFERLASCIEHLYPPPLQTRLVEALCADYADAELVSVNNLPDFCVPRRCPTDNPALSTAISHSVDSRLATLRGQGIKLQYLALHLPAASDDDPARPIHLFFYLSGKGRPLHIEHQRLAWPGTSATSRQP